One region of Miscanthus floridulus cultivar M001 chromosome 19, ASM1932011v1, whole genome shotgun sequence genomic DNA includes:
- the LOC136525848 gene encoding uncharacterized protein, with translation MAMYYREVYRLEDKFEGLKLNHIPRRLNEAANVLAKVASGRESIPTGVFTSDQHKASVRYERLEQGGDSPSNPGLRADQPSATSNPKVIELKEDPAIEPDPLVD, from the coding sequence ATGGCCATGTACTATCGAGAAGTCTaccggttggaggacaagttcgaaggcctcaagctcaaccacatcccaaggCGTCTCAACGAGGCGGCTAACGTGCTTGCAAAAGTAGCATCCGGCCGAGAGTCGATTCCAACGGGCGTCTTCACCAGCGACCAGCACAAGGCCTCGGTACGCTATGAGAGGTTAGAACAAGGTGGTGATAGTCCATCCAATCCTGGCCTGAGGGCTGACCAACCGTCGGCTACATCCAACCCTAAAGTCATAGAGCTCAAAGAGGACCCAgcaatagagcccgaccctctagtcgactag
- the LOC136527418 gene encoding HVA22-like protein a, whose amino-acid sequence MGSGSFLKVLANNFDVLAGPLISLAYPLYASVRAIETKDPVDDQQWLTYWVLYSFITLFELTFAPIIEWLPFWSYAKLFFNCWLVLPWFNGAAYVYDHFVRPMFVNRQIVNIWYVPRNEKLGKSDDVLSAAERYIEQNGPEAFEKLISKSTKSSKSRNTKRSILEEAEAENRAKAERESWGENPFYDKNYRY is encoded by the exons ATGGGGTCCGGATCTTTCCTCAAGGTGCTGGCCAACAACTTCGATGTCCTAGCCGG GCCACTCATATCACTTGCTTATCCTCT ATATGCTTCTGTTAGAGCAATAGAGACAAAAGATCCTGTAGATGATCAGCAGTGGCTCACTTACTGGGTGTTGTACTCATTTATCACTTTGTTTGAGCTAACTTTTGCTCCAATTATCGAGTG GCTTCCATTTTGGTCATATGCAAAGCTGTTCTTTAACTGCTGGTTGGTCTTACCTTGGTTCAATGGTGCTGCTTATGTTTACGACCATTTTGTGCGGCCAATGTTTGTGAACCGCCAAATAGTGAACATATGGTATGTTCCAAGGAATGAGAAGCTAGGTAAATCTGATGATGTTCTGTCAGCTGCAGAGAGATATATTGAGCAAAATGGACCAGAAGCATTTGAGAAGCTCATCAGTAAG TCTACAAAGTCTTCAAAATCAAGGAACACAAAGCGGTCGATCTTGGAGGAGGCAGAGGCTGAAAACAGAGCTAAGGCTGAAAGAGAATCGTGGGGTGAAAATCCCTTCTACGACAAAAATTACAGATACTAA